In the Euphorbia lathyris chromosome 5, ddEupLath1.1, whole genome shotgun sequence genome, one interval contains:
- the LOC136230410 gene encoding stemmadenine O-acetyltransferase-like, producing MGIEVELISKELIKPSSPTPPHLRKLQFSFIDQNQYPVSLPLVYFYEKSNIPNHERCNLLKQSLSKALTIFYPLAGRINNYSYADCNDEGALFIQTKANCQLLDILRNRNQYHNHNKKLIPLQPEKGIHQYGSLFQITYFKCGGLAVSFAMAHMLGDGLSMVVFLNGWAEVARGNKVEIPPFGSSSIFPPRNIPGFDLSQWVFKENVVTKSFVFDDFTLSALKDKYNSNGLMLSRVQALCVFIVSRIMATLSQAKGNRYMVMTAVNIRQILDPPIQKKSFGNLAWTAPALIDNMCKEDEIARGIKDSIRGVNAESLKKVQNGELSFSKETFMESLKGQIARYSFTSICNFPVYDVDFGWGKPIWVTTSGMIIDNLVICIDTKEAQGIEAWISMTEEDMAKFEKDNQLLSHLSSTPIWESKL from the coding sequence ATGGGAATTGAAGTAGAGTTAATTTCAAAGGAATTGATCAAGCCATCCTCCCCTACACCTCCGCATCTCCGTAAACTCCAATTCTCATTCATTGATCAAAATCAATACCCAGTTTCCTTGCCTTTAGTTTATTTCTATGAAAAATCAAATATTCCCAACCATGAAAGGTGCAACCTTTTAAAACAATCTTTATCAAAGGCCTTAACCATATTCTATCCTCTTGCCGGGCGTATTAACAACTACTCTTACGCAGACTGCAATGACGAAGGTGCTCTCTTTATCCAAACCAAAGCTAACTGTCAACTCCTAGATATTCTTCGAAACAGAAATCAATATCATAATCAcaataaaaagttgattcctTTGCAACCTGAAAAAGGCATCCATCAATATGGATCTTTGTTTCAAATTACCTACTTCAAGTGTGGCGGGTTAGCAGTTTCATTTGCTATGGCACATATGCTTGGAGATGGTTTATCTATGGTGGTATTCCTAAACGGCTGGGCTGAAGTTGCTAGAGGGAATAAAGTTGAGATTCCTCCTTTTGGTTCAAGTTCCATCTTTCCACCTAGAAATATACCTGGTTTCGATCTCTCGCAATGGGTTTTTAAGGAAAATGTTGTCACTAAGTCATTTGTGTTTGATGATTTCACCTTATCAGCTCTTAAGGATAAATACAACTCGAATGGCCTAATGCTGTCGCGGGTGCAAGCTTTATGTGTTTTCATAGTTAGTCGAATAATGGCCACTCTTTCGCAGGCGAAAGGTAACAGGTATATGGTGATGACCGCAGTTAATATTCGGCAAATACTGGATCCCCCAATTCAGAAGAAGTCTTTCGGGAATCTTGCGTGGACAGCACCAGCTCTGATTGATAATATGTGTAAAGAAGATGAAATCGCAAGGGGGATAAAAGATTCAATTAGAGGTGTGAATGCAGAGTCTCTGAAGAAAGTTCAAAATGGGGAGTTGAGTTTCAGCAAGGAAACATTTATGGAATCTTTAAAAGGTCAGATTGCAAGGTATTCATTCACTAGTATATGCAATTTTCCAGTATATGATGTTGATTTCGGATGGGGGAAGCCTATATGGGTAACAACTTCTGGGATGATTATAGACAATCTTGTTATTTGCATTGACACTAAAGAAGCGCAAGGAATAGAAGCGTGGATTAGCATGACCGAGGAAGACATGGCTAAATTTGAGAAAGATAATCAGCTTCTTTCCCATCTTTCTTCCACTCCAATTTGGGAATCCAAACTTTAA